The genomic segment TGACCCAGCCATCTTCAATTTTACGCTGCTCGCGAATGACCCAGCCGGACTCTGCATCCTTGCGCTCCGATGCCGAAACGAGATTACGCTCTACATAAGCCGGATTCAGAAAATCAATTAGAAATGGCGCACCCGGCTTCAGCATGCGGCGAATTTCCCGCAGCACCTGCACGTTCTCTTTTTCATCTGCAAAATAGCCAAACGACGTAAATAAATTAACCGTTCCCTCGAACGTCCCCGATTCGAAAGGGAGCTGGCGCATGTCGCCCTGCACCCAGGTTACGCGCTGCAACGCATCATGCTTCCTCGCTTCGCTAAGCAGCGGATCCGACAAATCCATCCCCGTCACTTCATAGCCGCAGTCTGCCAGTGCCAGCGCATGGCGTCCCATGCCGCAGCCAATGTCCAGCACCTTTGCCTTAGCCGGAAGCTGGAGCCACTGCGCCATCAGCTGTACCTCCTTGTAGGCGTTGTCCCAATCCCGATGCTTATAAACAACCATATAATCGCTTCCAAAACTCTGCTCAAACCAGTTGGACATATGTATTCTCCTCTACCCTTGCAATTCACTTCTCATCCCTTCATTGTACTGCACTTTATGCTACTTAGGCAAAAGGATGCCCTGTAATGATTCACTCCAATGGGTATAATTACAGGTCGCCTGGCGCACCTTAAGCCCGTGAGCGACAAGCTGGAAGCTCGCTTTGCCCATTTTGCTGCTAAGGAGGAAACCCTATGATCGACCACATTCGCCTGCTGTTTGCCCAATCGGTTGACCTGAAGGTGCAACAGCTCAAAAATGACGATTTGATTATCGAAATTGCCTATATCTCCTCTTTATGCGACGATCAAATGATTAGCAATTATGTGCTAGTACCTTTTATGAAGGAAGAGGTGCCTTACGATAAACAGCTTCGTACGATTAGCGACTATCTAGTCGTTGATGATCCAGCTACGTGGACCGATTTGCTGCTGAAAGGCAATATTTTAATAGAAGCTCAAGGCATCGTTTACTCGCTTTACACAGCGAAAATTATTAGTAATGAAAGTACCCAAACCCAAGTAGAAAGTGCAATTCAAGGTCCGCAGCTTGCGTTGAACGAAGATTTGAAAAAATCGCTTAACCTCATCCGCAGCATGTACCACTCTCCTGAGCTGTGTGTAGAAGAGCACACCGTAGGCTCGCTGTCGAAGACGGAAATTATTGTGCTGTTTGATCAGCGCCGCGTCGATCCTACTGTATTGAATCAGTTGAGGCAAAGACTGACGAAAGCGCAAACCGAAATGCTGCAGGCCGCAGGAGAGCTGGAAACGATTTTAACCGGAAAGCAGTGGCATCTGTTCCCTACCGTCCTGATTACCGAGCGCCCGGATCGCATTACGACGGCTATCTCCAATGGTAAAATCGCCATTCTCATTAAAGGAAATATGTTTGCTCTAGTGCTGCCTGTCACCTTTTTTGACTTCATGCATGCAGTCGAGGATAACTACGAAGCCTTTTGGATGACTCGCACGCTTATTTTACTGCGCTATGTTGCGGTTGTATTGACCATTACGCTGCCTGCCCTCTATGTATCCATTATCTCTTACAATCCAGAGCTCTTTCGGGTACAGCTGGCACTCTCCATCGCCGGAAGCCGCTCGGCTGTACCCTACCCGTCCTTTATCGAGGTAATGGTTATGCTATTTATGATCGAAGCGCTAATTGAGGCCAGCATTCGGCTGCCCCGCTATATTGGTTCAACAGCTACGACCGTCGGAGGACTTATTTTGGGACAGGCGGCCCAGCAGGCCGGTCTCGTCAGCAGCATTATGATTATTGTGACCTCCGTCGTCGCCATTTCCAATTTTGTCGTTCCGGTCAATTCCTTGTCATTTGCCATCCGCTTTCTGAAATATCCGCTCATTGTGATGGCCATCTTTTTCGGCATTACCGGTGTTACCGTTGGCTCATTCATGTACGTGGTCTATTTATGCAATTTGCGCAGCTTCGGCAAGCCTTATTTCCGCATGTTTGCAGGCACAAAATCACAGTCAGGGGACATTGGGCAGGTGAAGGTGGAATGACACGCTACTTCTTTTACAACTTTTTTCTGACCAGCTTCGTCAACTTGATGCTGTATGTGCCGCATATTCT from the Paenibacillus sp. BIHB 4019 genome contains:
- a CDS encoding class I SAM-dependent methyltransferase; the encoded protein is MSNWFEQSFGSDYMVVYKHRDWDNAYKEVQLMAQWLQLPAKAKVLDIGCGMGRHALALADCGYEVTGMDLSDPLLSEARKHDALQRVTWVQGDMRQLPFESGTFEGTVNLFTSFGYFADEKENVQVLREIRRMLKPGAPFLIDFLNPAYVERNLVSASERKDAESGWVIREQRKIEDGWVKKHIEIAVSSDEADNRHYDEQVRLYSLTWFERAFAEAGLVLEKTFGNVDGSAYDELNSPRLIMLGKANA
- a CDS encoding spore germination protein, with the translated sequence MIDHIRLLFAQSVDLKVQQLKNDDLIIEIAYISSLCDDQMISNYVLVPFMKEEVPYDKQLRTISDYLVVDDPATWTDLLLKGNILIEAQGIVYSLYTAKIISNESTQTQVESAIQGPQLALNEDLKKSLNLIRSMYHSPELCVEEHTVGSLSKTEIIVLFDQRRVDPTVLNQLRQRLTKAQTEMLQAAGELETILTGKQWHLFPTVLITERPDRITTAISNGKIAILIKGNMFALVLPVTFFDFMHAVEDNYEAFWMTRTLILLRYVAVVLTITLPALYVSIISYNPELFRVQLALSIAGSRSAVPYPSFIEVMVMLFMIEALIEASIRLPRYIGSTATTVGGLILGQAAQQAGLVSSIMIIVTSVVAISNFVVPVNSLSFAIRFLKYPLIVMAIFFGITGVTVGSFMYVVYLCNLRSFGKPYFRMFAGTKSQSGDIGQVKVE